Proteins encoded together in one Musa acuminata AAA Group cultivar baxijiao chromosome BXJ3-6, Cavendish_Baxijiao_AAA, whole genome shotgun sequence window:
- the LOC135641762 gene encoding chlorophyllide a oxygenase, chloroplastic-like — MATAAAALSLLPVSLRRPLTSFSKKGNGGRNGIKVFAVFGEEERGSLEKRSTWEAIFDVEDPRPRVPHFKGKLLDMNQALEVAMFDIQYCDWRARQDLLSIMLLHEKVVDVLNPLAREFKSVGTMKKELAELQEDLAQAHREVHISEARVGAALDKLAYMEKLVNERLLDDRRSDQFNSEAQSPSISSSSIETSQNKLPRRGLNVSGPVKSYHPNLKNFWYPVAFSCDLKDDTMIPIDIFEEPWVIFRGKDGQPGCVQNTCAHRACPLHLGSVTEGRIQCPYHGWEYSTDGKCEKMPSTKLLNVRIRSLPCFEQEGMVWIWPGEAPPMATIPSLKPPPGFKVHAEIVMELPIEHGLLLDNLLDLAHAPFTHTSTFAKGWSVPSLVKFLTPASGMQGYWDPYPIDMEFRPPCIVFSTIGISKPGKLKGKTTRQCSTHLHQLHVCLPSSRQKTRLLYRMSLDFAPFLKNIPFMHLLWRHFAEKVLNEDLRLVIGQQERMLNGDNVWNLPVSYDKLGIRYRRWRDALERGAKQLPSTKQDEYL, encoded by the exons ATGGCGACGGCCGCAGCAGCGTTGTCTCTCCTCCCCGTTTCGCTTCGGCGCCCGCTGACGTCCTTCTCCAAGAAG GGTAATGGTGGCAGAAACGGAATAAAGGTTTTTGCTGTGTttggagaagaagagagaggtaGCTTGGAGAAGAGGAGCACTTGGGAAGCCATTTTTGATGTGGAAGATCCTAGGCCTAGAGTGCCACATTTTAAGGGGAAACTCTTGGATATGAACCAAGCTCTGGAAGTAGCCATGTTTGATATTCAATATTGTGACTGGAGGGCTCGTCAAGACTTGCTAAGCATTATGCTTCTTCATGAGAAG GTGGTCGATGTCCTTAACCCTTTAGCTCGTGAGTTCAAGTCAGTTGGCACCATGAAGAAGGAACTTGCAGAGTTGCAGGAAGACCTTGCACAGGCCCACAGGGAG GTTCATATATCAGAAGCAAGGGTAGGTGCAGCATTGGACAAGTTAGCATACATGGAAAAGTTGGTGAATGAAAGACTATTAGATGacaggagatcagatcaattTAATTCTGAGGCACAATCTCCAAGCATTTCTTCATCATCCATAGAAACCTCACAAAATAAGTTGCCCAGAAGAGGGCTAAATGTCTCTGGTCCTGTCAAATCATACCACCCTAACTTGAAAAACTTTTGGTATCCAGTGGCATTCTCATGTGATCTAAAAGATGATACCATG ATACCAATAGATATTTTCGAGGAGCCATGGGTCATATTCAGAGGAAAAGATGGTCAACCAGGCTGCGTTCAGAACACCTGTGCTCACAGAGCCTGTCCTCTTCATCTAGGATCAGTGACTGAAGGCCGTATTCAGTGCCCTTACCATG GTTGGGAATATTCAACTGATGGGAAATGTGAAAAAATGCCATCCACCAAACTGCTTAATGTGCGGATTCGATCATTGCCATGTTTCGAGCAAGAAGGAATGGTTTGGATTTGGCCAGGTGAAGCACCTCCTATGGCTACTATTCCTTCTTTGAAACCTCCCCCAGGCTTTAAAGTTCATGCAGAG ATTGTGATGGAGCTGCCCATTGAGCATGGGCTTCTTTTGGATAACCTCCTTGACCTTGCTCATGCTCCATTTACTCACACCTCAACATTTGCCAAGGGATGGAGTGTTCCAAG CTTGGTGAAGTTCCTCACACCGGCATCGGGCATGCAAGGGTACTGGGATCCTTATCCTATCGACATGGAATTTCGGCCTCCTTGCATTGTCTTCTCGACAATCGGAATTTCAAAGCCTGGAAAACTGAAGGGAAAGACTACTAGACAATGTTCCACACATTTACATCAACTTCATGTATGTTTGCCATCCTCTAGACAGAAAACAAGGTTGCTGTACAGAATGTCACTGGATTTTGCCCCATTTTTGAAGAACATCCCCTTTATGCACCTCTTGTGGAGACACTTTGCTGAGAAG GTGTTAAATGAGGACCTGCGGCTCGTGATTGGCCAACAGGAACGGATGCTCAACGGGGACAATGTGTGGAACTTACCAGTCTCATATGACAAGCTTGGGATACGATATCGCCGGTGGAGAGATGCACTCGAGAGAGGAGCTAAGCAGTTACCATCCACCAAACAAGATGAATATCTCTGA
- the LOC103988168 gene encoding V-type proton ATPase subunit c1, translating to MSTFSGDETAPFFGFLGAAAALVFSCMGAAYGTAKSGVGVASMGVMRPELVMKSIVPVVMAGVLGIYGLIIAVIISTGINPKAKSYYLFDGYAHLSSGLACGLAGLSAGMAIGIVGDAGVRANAQQPKLFVGMILILIFAEALALYGLIVGIILSSRAGQSRAE from the exons ATGTCGACCTTCAGCGGCGACGAAACCGCCCCCTTCTTCGGATTCCTCGGAGCCGCCGCGGCCCTTGTCTTCTCCT GCATGGGGGCGGCGTACGGGACGGCAAAGAGCGGCGTCGGGGTGGCATCCATGGGCGTGATGCGGCCGGAGCTCGTGATGAAGTCGATCGTGCCTGTCGTCATGGCTGGAGTGCTCGGGATCTACGGTCTCATTATTGCGGTGATCATTAGCACCGGGATCAACCCCAAGGCCAAGTCGTACTACCTATTCGATGGGTATGCGCATCTCTCTTCCGGGCTGGCCTGTGGCCTTGCAGGACTTTCGGCTGGGATGGCGATTGGCATCGTGGGCGATGCTGGAGTTAG GGCCAATGCTCAGCAGCCAAAGCTCTTTGTGGGAATGATCCTTATTCTCATCTTTGCGGAAGCTCTTGCCCTCTACGGTCTCATCGTTGGCATCATCCTTTCCTCTCGGGCTGGTCAATCTCGAGCAGAGTAA
- the LOC103988165 gene encoding serine/threonine-protein kinase SAPK7: MEKYEVVRDIGSGNFGVAKLMRHKDTKELVAMKHIERGQRIDENVAREIINHRSLRHPNIIRFKEVVLTPTHLAIVMEYAAGGELFERICDAGRFSEDEARYFFQQLICGVSYCHLRQICHRDLKLENTLLDGSPAPRLKICDFGYSKSSLLHSRPKSTVGTPAYIAPEVLSPREYDGKQADVWSCGVTLYVMLVGAYPFEDQNDPKNIRKTIRRIMSVQYKIPDYVHISQDCRQLISRIFDANPMRRIKMREIRTHPWFLKNLPRELTEAAQAVYYRRDNSIPPFSTQSIDEIRKILTEARTLPKPSRSISGFGWSEADSEEEDNKEENQEVEEEEEDDEYDKTVKAVHASGEFHIN, from the exons ATGGAGAAGTACGAGGTGGTGCGCGACATCGGATCTGGTAACTTTGGTGTGGCCAAGCTGATGCGCCACAAGGACACCAAGGAGCTCGTCGCCATGAAGCACATCGAGCGAGGTCAACGG ATAGATGAGAACGTGGCGAGGGAGATCATCAACCACCGGTCGCTTCGTCATCCCAACATCATCCGCTTCAAGGAG GTTGTGTTGACGCCGACGCATCTGGCGATCGTGATGGAGTACGCCGCAGGCGGCGAGCTCTTCGAGCGGATCTGCGACGCCGGAAGATTCAGCGAAGACGAG GCGAGATATTTCTTCCAGCAACTCATCTGCGGTGTCAGCTACTGCCATCTCAGG CAAATTTGCCACCGGGATCTGAAGCTGGAGAACACCCTGCTCGATGGCAGCCCGGCGCCGCGCCTCAAGATCTGCGATTTCGGCTACTCCAAG TCGTCGCTGCTGCATTCGAGGCCGAAATCGACGGTGGGGACGCCCGCGTACATCGCCCCGGAGGTTCTCTCCCCCCGTGAGTACGACGGAAAG CAAGCAGATGTATGGTCATGTGGAGTAACTCTGTATGTCATGCTGGTGGGAGCCTACCCTTTTGAAGACCAAAACGATCCCAAGAACATCAGGAAGACCATCAGA AGAATAATGTCGGTGCAGTACAAGATACCAGACTATGTTCACATATCACAAGACTGCAGGCAACTCATCTCCCGCATCTTCGACGCCAATCCGATGAGG AGGATCAAAATGAGGGAGATAAGAACCCACCCTTGGTTCCTGAAGAATCTCCCCAGGGAGCTCACAGAAGCAGCACAAGCAGTGTACTACAGGAGGGACAACAGCATTCCCCCCTTCTCCACCCAGAGCATCGATGAGATCAGGAAGATATTAACAGAAGCTAGGACACTTCCAAAGCCATCTCGGTCGATTTCAGGCTTTGGGTGGTCCGAGGCCGATTCTGAAGAAGAGGATAATAAGGAAGAGAACCAagaggtggaagaagaagaagaggatgacgAGTATGATAAGACAGTGAAGGCAGTCCATGCTAGTGGAGAGTTCCACATCAATTGA